GATTATCTTCGGATTTGGAGGACCCTGATTGTTCATGCCCTTTTGATTTCGATGATGTTGACGAGTCGTCTGGTGGACTCCAGTACAGGTAATAAACGGTTTTAACCCATTACTTACTTTATTCACTTGAAGGGTGTCTCTGTATTAGCTTTCCACGAtctcatcaagaaaacaattgtTGACATCTTTAGAccttttgcctttttttttatctcactGTCTATCGTTTCTGGCTCTATCAATTTCACTTTTTTTTCGGTGCAGCCAAAGTCTTGACCGGAGGAAAACTTCAAGCTCTATATCACAGTCGCTACCTATAGGGAGGAAGTCACAGGACGCAGCGGTTGGAGTCCTGGTTCAGATGCTAAAGACAGCACCGCCATTACGACAAGACTCGAGCACTTACATGGCGTCATCAATGTCTGGTGTTCAGAGAGAAGGTAGTTCAGTGTCAGGTACAGAATCTGAATTTTCGATGGCTCGAAGTACATCTGATGCACTAGAGGAGCTCAGAAACTACAAGCAGCTCAAAGACTTGCTTCTCTCCAAATCCAAGAGTGTTGGAGGAGCAACTCGTGTCCACTGACCCAAAACCAAAAGAGCAATCAAGTTACTTATGAGTTAATTCTCTGATGATTGTTTGTAAATATGGATTTGATGACTATTACTTCAGCTCACGTTTTAGTTTCTGTAAACGAAGAGTGTGTAAAATAACTTACCTTTGAAGTTTCAATATGTACATAAGTACTAATAAAGTTTGAAATCTTTTCGTTTCAATATTGCTAAATCTATAGAAGTCTTTGGTAAGTTGAAGAACATCGATCGATCTTTGTGCACGTTACCAATGAAGAAGTTTGATGTAACAAATGCATACTGATTCTTGTTCACTTTTATGCATATGCTTACAAAAACTATAGTAGCAATTTTAGCTTGTAGTTATTCTGATGATTTGATTTGATCATCGACATTGAAGAGTTTTGCAACACAAATAAGCACATTTAGATAAACGATACactaaaacacaaaaaaagGCCGAGTAGCTTCAAATATCCATCCGCAATATGCCTTAAAACGTCTACGAATTTGCAGCTTTCACCAAATCTTTGCCAcaaagtaaaacttcaaaaaaaactGCCATCCATACACCTGCTGCACAACTAACTTAAGGAGCTACTAACGGGCTTCAGAAGTGATATCTCCCGTCAAAAGCGTCCCGCGAAACCCTGCTTCGATATCTTGATGCCCCATCTTCTTATCGCATATCTCATCTATTGAGAACATCAGGATGGTTATTTTCTAAATAGACAAATCTCACTTAAGCTAAGTAATTAAGCTACacttaaaataattgaaaggtCTTTTTTACCAGCAATGTCGCGGTGTTGGTGTATCTCGGTATCTCTCACCCAAAGCTTGTCGCCAGGGAATATATTCATGTCTGCAAGAGTTGCAGATTCCTGATCAATCACTTGTGTGCCTTTGTGAAGTTCTTGGTTCTCTTTCATCACctgcatattatttattattaacgCCCACATGTCACTGCGTCCCCCAAGTAATCTTCTGAAACTTACCCCAAGTAATTGCCATATCATCATCTTTAAGTTGTACACAGTCGTTGTTGCAGAAACTTTTAAGCTggtctgcttcccatagtttgTTCTCCGTGACCGCTTTGAGGTACGCCGGTCCACCTCCAAGCCGGAGTCAGATGCCTCTAACATTGACTTTGGAGCTTCCTTTCCGCGCACCAAGCTGACAGATACTTCTCCTTCAGAGTAACTGAGCTTCTGCATCAACTCATAGCTCTCTCTGTCTCCTATGCATTCCTCACAAACCTAGCAAGGGTAAAAGATATTGTTAAAAGCAGCTCATGGACCTCACACGATTAGTCTACATGTGTGGGAACACTATATAATTCAAATACCTCCGGGGATGTCCTAAGAATAAGCTGCTGACTATCAATGTCCATATCCTTCTCAAGGTCAATAACGTCCTGAGATGCACTTCCGTGCCTGTTATTACCAGTCTCAGTAAAAGCAGAGACTCCATTCTCCATGATACCTCCCCACTCCTCACAGAAACATTTCCAATCATCCTCAGGGATGATTGTCAGCTTGTCCGTCTAAAAATGTCCAAGAGAATCAAAGTAAGAATTCCCCATCTCATCGCTAAAAACAGCCAGTAAAGATGACTGAGGATGTGAACTAAACCGACAACCACAACACCAATTTGTCAAATCAGAAAATGAGAAATGATCCCCTTTATTTCTCTCACTAAAACGGCAATTACACCACGTAATCGCAAAACCAAAGTAACAGAACCAGTGACTAGGGTTTATTCTAGAGATTCTAATCCTTCCAAGCGCTAAAACCACTCCCAATACAGCCAGCCATCTCTCCGCACTTGATTAATCTCTTATAGAGGAACAAGTTAGCCTCTCTTGCGTTTTTTATGAACACTTATCAGTTTGAACACTTGTCAGTTTCCCATTCTGATACTAGCTTCACTATTTCAAACGGTTTCAAAACAGATTAATAAGAATCATACATACAGATGGATTTTTCTGAAAAAATGAGCCACGTTTGCAGACAAGTTCAGGGAGCCTTTCTAGGAGTCGTTTGTgctgaaaaaaatataagacaAACCATTAGTTTTATACTCAAACTTGGTACTAGGAAGATAAAGTAAGTCCTGCTGATATACGACAGGTTATATTCACCCGCGAGAAAGCAGTGTAGCAAACAGATTTAGAGTTACATATAGCAACCAACTCACTGGAAAGCAAGGATCTTACCTTCTCGCACTTGAGAGTATCAATGACTCCATTAAGAAGTTCAGGTTTTGGTACTGAGGAACTGTTTTTTCCAGTCATGTTAATATAGCTTCTCCACTGCACTAACCACGGAGAAGGTACCAAGAAATATCGGCTTTGTGGCGCTAATGCTATACCCTTTCCCGTGGCTAACTTCTCGTGGTTTTGGCGCTGCTTGGCCTTTATTGTTCTGTTGCATCAGACCGAacgtaagaaaatatttaatgagTATCACGAATTCACAACCAACAGAAACACCAACTAAACATGGTTAACCTTAGTGCATCCTCGACGTCAGCAACCTCAGAGAGTTCCGATGTGCAGTGAGAACATTGGCTGGAGTCCAGAGGGAAACAAGGACAGTCCGGAGTATCTTCTGGCGTCACTTTTAAAGCATCTTCAACAAGGAATGACCAGAAGTTCTCTGGAACTAGAATCCTTTTGGCCCCTGGCGCTTGCTCAGGCATCAGCCCCCCATGACTGCACGTGATTGCATTTGTTGGGCCTGCATCTGCTTCACTGGGAGCATCAAGGTTTTTCCTTTTTACCCATTGCTGCAACCTGGAAACATGTTATTACGCTTTAGAAGGAGCTTGATTTTTCTGAAACATGTTAGGTGCGAGTCCCAATGGCGTCCATCATAGAGGCCATCAGCATATGCATCAAGCTATCGAACACGcaaaaataagcaaaaaaaaagaaggtattATTATAAACCTATCAGTTACAGGACAGTTGAATACATACCATGCTTTAGAGACGTAATACTCTCCGTCCTCAAACTTTCCCGAAAGAACATCGCTTGCTATGCTTTTCATGAATGTTCTTCGATCCTTATAGCTGTCAGAAGAGACAACCATGCGAGCACTATCCATAAGGCATTCCCTGCAGTAGTCCCCTTTCCCTAACTTTGGTCCACCATTGAACTAAAAGTAAGAGAATATGACCACATCAGAAAGAAGGTTGACACAAGAGCGTGGAAAAACCCACAAAGAATTCTACCATATGATAGCAGAACGGAAGATACGCGTCCATAGGAATATAGAAACCACGAATTTGTCGGAAAATAATTATGGCAGCTGATGCAAAAATTACAGACAAGAAAACTTTGCCTTGAAGAAAGAAACACAAAGTATATTGCATACCTTTGATTCTAACTTGGTCCATGCAAGTTCAGATATACGCTTCATGCAAGTAATTTTTGAGGCAAGAACTTTCCCGTGGGAACACAGTAAAGGGGTGTTGTCCAAAGCTCTGCCTCGTACAAAAAGAACAAATATAATCAAGAACACTTGAAAGCGTGGATATGATCTAATTTGCTACACAGAAATCGTATTCACCACTAACggaaaacataaatcaaatacaAACTTATGAGCAAAAACAATAGCAGGAAAGTTTGGTATGAGGTATAAAATAGCCATCATATAATCATATACTTTGTTGCAGATTTAAATGCATCAAATGTTGAAACCAGTGGGCATTTAGCatgggtatatatatatatttaaaggcATATGTATGAGGAGATTTACTTACGGTGGTGAGATGGTATCAGCCCATAGACGAAGCCAATCTGTGGAGATCCAAAAGTACTGATCTTCAAGTGACTGAACAGCAGCTTCTGAAAGTATTGTTCTTACTTCTTGCCTCCTTTCAGTCAAAGTATTCAATTCTCTTTCCTTTCTTATATCAAATTGCTTGCAACCCTCAAGGAATGTTGCGTTCAGGTCACTGATCCATTCATCGAGATGTGGCGGAAGATAACCACCTTCAGGCTGTTGAACACCATCAACATCTCCTTTAGTTATGTCAATAGAATCCTCTCTTTGTCCTTCCCAACTTTCTAGTTTACTGGACCGAAGACTATAAATCAGCATATAAGCATCACTGGATGAGAAAACCTCTGACTCTGTGGTGTTTTTCCCACTATTAGAGGCAACATTAGTCTCGGACTTTGGAGTTGAAGAAGAGGCTTCATTGAATGGATGTGTACCCAGTTCTGACACTTCCTCATCGTCAAATTTCCACCACAAGCCAGTCTTTTCATCTTTGATGTGAGCAACGTAATGTCCACTGTTCACAGCGCTTCCTTTGTGGATTAAGACAGCAGAGAGTTCGTATGTCAACTCACTCTCAGAAGACTCTGCCAATCTCGATCTCATATCCAGCACTTGAGGAAAGGAAAACGAGGATGTAATTTTCTTCTTAGCAGTAGTCTGTTGACATGATCCAGAAGGAAAAAGTTTAATCAACAAGTTTAACAATGTGTTATCTAAGATTCAGTTATTATGCAAAATCACAAGAAATGAGTCGTAAAGAACACCTTTGGGAGGAAAACACATCGCTTGAGCTGAAAAGTGATAACAGGAGGTAGTGTGCGCAGCTTAATGCAGCGTGTGGCGTCAACTCTAGCATGGCAGCTCGCACAAAAATACTGATTGTCCCCATTGAGATGCTCCAAGCTGAGGTAATCACTCAAACTATCATCCAAACTTTTAAGACCCTTGACATTCAGCTCAAGGGC
This genomic interval from Brassica napus cultivar Da-Ae chromosome A6, Da-Ae, whole genome shotgun sequence contains the following:
- the LOC106347778 gene encoding ubiquitin carboxyl-terminal hydrolase 26; translated protein: MRPNTRNKNKRQRPSETVDSSSQILRKMYEANDVTEEDLNHLFMIHKKPLCQGCRVNTRDNPNCFCALVPPPNGTRKSGLWQKTSELIQALGPDLSSHRRASLSSPAGLTNLGATCYANSILQCLYMNSAFRDGVFSLEAELLQQYPVLDQIARLFAQLRASNRSFVDSDAFVKTLELDNEIQQDTHEFLTLLLSLLERCLTHSAVSKAQTIVQHLFRGRLSHVTSCSKCGRDSEASSKVEDFYALELNVKGLKSLDDSLSDYLSLEHLNGDNQYFCASCHARVDATRCIKLRTLPPVITFQLKRCVFLPKTTAKKKITSSFSFPQVLDMRSRLAESSESELTYELSAVLIHKGSAVNSGHYVAHIKDEKTGLWWKFDDEEVSELGTHPFNEASSSTPKSETNVASNSGKNTTESEVFSSSDAYMLIYSLRSSKLESWEGQREDSIDITKGDVDGVQQPEGGYLPPHLDEWISDLNATFLEGCKQFDIRKERELNTLTERRQEVRTILSEAAVQSLEDQYFWISTDWLRLWADTISPPALDNTPLLCSHGKVLASKITCMKRISELAWTKLESKFNGGPKLGKGDYCRECLMDSARMVVSSDSYKDRRTFMKSIASDVLSGKFEDGEYYVSKAWLQQWVKRKNLDAPSEADAGPTNAITCSHGGLMPEQAPGAKRILVPENFWSFLVEDALKVTPEDTPDCPCFPLDSSQCSHCTSELSEVADVEDALRTIKAKQRQNHEKLATGKGIALAPQSRYFLVPSPWLVQWRSYINMTGKNSSSVPKPELLNGVIDTLKCEKHKRLLERLPELVCKRGSFFQKNPSTDKLTIIPEDDWKCFCEEWGGIMENGVSAFTETGNNRHGSASQDVIDLEKDMDIDSQQLILRTSPEVCEECIGDRESYELMQKLSYSEGEVSVSLVRGKEAPKSMLEASDSGLEVDRRTSKRSRRTNYGKQTSLKVSATTTVYNLKMMIWQLLGVMKENQELHKGTQVIDQESATLADMNIFPGDKLWVRDTEIHQHRDIADEICDKKMGHQDIEAGFRGTLLTGDITSEAR